The Deltaproteobacteria bacterium genome has a window encoding:
- a CDS encoding UDP-glucose/GDP-mannose dehydrogenase family protein has product MHITVIGTGYVGLVTGTCFAEFGVDVTCVDKDPEKISLLKKGKIPIYEPGLEEMVRKNSKDGRLRFSTNIVDGIEESLVIFIAVGTPPMEDGSADLTYVEDVARNIGENMNDYKVIVTKSTVPVGTGEKIREILSRCRPDNDFDVVSNPEFLREGSAIGDFMRPDRIVIGAESSQAKAILKDLYRPLYLIETPFVVTNVVTAELIKYASNAFLATKISFINEMANICEAIGGDVNTIAKAMGLDGRIGPKFLHAGPGYGGSCFPKDTNALTRIAREVGAPTRIVESVVRVNENQKKKAFEKIMQASGGSLKGKTVALLGLAFKPNTDDFREAPAEVIIRGILEKGGNVKTYDPAAMEQARDVLGDEGIKYCKNAYDAVEDADVMVIATEWNQFRLLNLTKCMELLKEPVLVDLRNVYNPDLTREMGFKYVSVGRP; this is encoded by the coding sequence CTGCGTGGACAAGGACCCGGAGAAGATTTCCCTGCTCAAGAAAGGCAAGATCCCCATTTACGAGCCCGGGCTTGAGGAAATGGTCAGGAAAAACAGCAAAGACGGGCGACTGCGCTTTTCCACCAATATCGTTGATGGAATTGAAGAATCCCTGGTTATCTTCATCGCCGTCGGGACACCGCCCATGGAGGATGGGAGCGCTGATCTGACCTATGTGGAAGACGTGGCCAGAAACATCGGGGAAAACATGAACGATTACAAGGTGATCGTCACCAAGAGCACGGTTCCGGTGGGAACCGGAGAGAAAATACGGGAGATCCTCTCCCGCTGCAGACCGGATAATGACTTTGACGTCGTCTCGAACCCGGAATTCCTGCGGGAGGGATCAGCCATTGGGGATTTCATGCGGCCTGACCGTATCGTTATAGGCGCCGAAAGTTCCCAGGCCAAGGCCATTCTCAAGGATCTCTACAGACCGCTCTATCTGATCGAAACACCCTTTGTGGTAACCAATGTCGTCACGGCCGAGCTGATAAAATACGCCTCCAACGCCTTTCTGGCCACGAAGATCTCCTTTATAAACGAGATGGCGAATATCTGCGAGGCCATTGGAGGCGACGTCAACACAATTGCCAAGGCAATGGGGCTTGATGGCAGGATAGGGCCGAAATTCCTTCACGCCGGTCCGGGCTACGGGGGGTCCTGCTTCCCCAAGGACACCAACGCCCTGACGCGTATCGCCAGGGAGGTAGGGGCGCCGACCAGGATTGTGGAATCGGTGGTCCGGGTCAATGAAAATCAGAAGAAAAAAGCCTTCGAGAAGATCATGCAGGCCTCCGGCGGCTCCCTCAAGGGAAAAACGGTCGCTCTCCTTGGGCTCGCGTTCAAACCCAATACCGACGATTTCCGGGAGGCGCCCGCCGAGGTAATTATCAGAGGGATATTAGAGAAAGGCGGGAACGTAAAGACATACGATCCCGCTGCCATGGAGCAGGCCAGGGATGTCCTGGGTGATGAGGGAATAAAATACTGTAAAAATGCCTATGATGCCGTTGAGGATGCCGACGTGATGGTAATCGCCACCGAGTGGAACCAGTTTCGTCTCCTGAACCTGACAAAGTGCATGGAACTTCTGAAGGAGCCTGTTCTTGTGGACCTTAGAAATGTCTATAACCCCGACCTCACACGGGAGATGGGGTTTAAATACGTATCCGTTGGAAGGCCGTAG
- a CDS encoding NAD-dependent epimerase/dehydratase family protein — protein MQARSPAAGAVEPGKVLVTGGAGFIGSHLCERLLGLGYGVVCLDNFNDFYDPAIKRSNIAGLTANPGFTLREGDIRDAALVNALFEREKPEAVVHLAAMAGVRPSIEKPVLYYDINVTGTAVLLETARSHGVANFIFGSSSSVYGNQKKIPFCERDPVSRPISPYAASKAAGELLCYTCHHLFGLPVTCLRFFTVYGPRQRPEMAIHLFAKLIRDGKPVTVYGDGHSRRDYTFVDDIIDGIVKALEKPHGYEIFNLGESRTVELFEVIELIEKGIGRKARLRMLPVQPGDVPVTFADIDHARSSLGYSPSTPIEEGIGSFIEWFLCCLK, from the coding sequence ATGCAGGCAAGGAGCCCCGCTGCAGGGGCAGTTGAGCCCGGAAAGGTTCTCGTGACGGGCGGAGCGGGATTTATTGGATCCCATCTATGCGAGAGGCTTCTGGGACTTGGTTATGGGGTGGTATGCCTGGACAATTTCAACGATTTTTATGACCCGGCCATCAAGCGATCCAACATCGCCGGCCTTACGGCAAACCCGGGATTTACCCTCCGGGAGGGGGACATAAGGGACGCGGCCCTTGTGAACGCACTTTTCGAGAGGGAAAAACCGGAAGCGGTGGTCCACCTCGCCGCCATGGCCGGGGTCAGACCCTCCATCGAGAAACCGGTTCTCTACTACGATATCAACGTAACCGGAACGGCCGTTTTACTGGAGACCGCCAGAAGTCATGGGGTCGCCAACTTTATCTTCGGGTCTTCCTCCTCCGTATACGGGAATCAGAAAAAGATACCCTTTTGTGAAAGGGATCCCGTCAGCCGTCCTATCAGCCCGTATGCGGCGTCCAAGGCGGCTGGGGAACTTCTGTGCTACACCTGCCATCACCTTTTCGGCCTACCGGTGACGTGCCTCCGCTTTTTCACCGTTTACGGGCCAAGGCAAAGACCCGAGATGGCCATTCACCTTTTTGCAAAACTCATTAGAGACGGAAAACCGGTTACAGTGTATGGTGATGGTCACAGCCGGAGGGATTATACTTTCGTTGACGATATTATTGATGGAATTGTGAAAGCGCTTGAAAAACCCCATGGGTACGAGATTTTCAACCTCGGCGAGTCCCGGACCGTTGAGCTGTTTGAGGTAATCGAGCTGATCGAGAAGGGGATCGGCCGGAAGGCCAGGCTGAGGATGCTTCCGGTTCAGCCCGGGGATGTCCCCGTCACATTTGCGGATATTGACCATGCCCGTTCTTCCCTGGGCTACAGTCCCTCCACACCCATTGAGGAGGGAATCGGGAGCTTTATCGAATGGTTTTTATGTTGTCTAAAATGA
- a CDS encoding histidinol phosphate phosphatase domain-containing protein yields MIDLHTHTFASDGELLPSELIRRAVAAGYRAIGITDHADETNMEDLVRRAVEASRAWKTTAEIQVIPGVEITHVPPGRIPELAAKARELGALLVVVHGETITEPVAPGTNAAAAGCPDVDILAHPGLISKTDAALAAENEVYLEITARSGHSAANGHVAFTGRASGASLILNTDAHAPGDLISMKMAETILAASGLDSGEGKTVFQNADRLLRIITSRGFNPIIHHSSEDS; encoded by the coding sequence ATGATAGACCTGCACACTCACACCTTTGCCAGCGACGGGGAACTTCTGCCCTCGGAACTCATCAGGCGGGCCGTCGCGGCTGGATACAGGGCCATCGGCATAACGGACCACGCTGATGAAACGAACATGGAGGATCTTGTCCGCCGGGCTGTCGAGGCATCCCGAGCGTGGAAAACCACGGCTGAAATCCAGGTCATTCCAGGTGTGGAGATTACCCACGTCCCCCCTGGGAGAATCCCCGAGTTAGCCGCGAAAGCCAGGGAATTGGGCGCGCTCCTGGTGGTTGTCCACGGCGAGACAATAACGGAGCCTGTGGCTCCGGGAACCAACGCGGCCGCCGCCGGGTGTCCGGACGTCGACATCCTGGCCCATCCCGGACTCATTTCTAAAACGGATGCCGCACTGGCGGCTGAAAACGAGGTTTACCTCGAGATCACGGCCCGGAGTGGGCACTCCGCCGCCAACGGCCATGTCGCCTTCACCGGAAGGGCCTCCGGAGCCTCCCTCATTCTGAACACGGATGCCCATGCTCCAGGCGATCTCATCAGTATGAAGATGGCTGAAACGATTCTGGCGGCCTCAGGTCTCGATTCCGGTGAGGGAAAAACCGTTTTCCAAAACGCCGATCGTCTTCTGAGGATCATAACATCCCGTGGTTTTAACCCTATAATTCATCATAGTTCGGAGGATAGTTAA
- a CDS encoding tetratricopeptide repeat protein, translated as MGYIKKRVRKTKATDPDEFVSLYQRTLDWTEDNLKLVLFAGGAILLAVIVAFGLMWSRGNRDRAAGKALDIAVATYQSLALGDETSDIGKVKDGLSQSLKSFREVSSRYPRTVQGNSATLYASNILFRMGSFNEAAATLEDLISHEPEFSRKLQASYLLGRVYEGAGNYKKAISVYSGLLESSGVEMRPVLMMDRARCFKLEGDRDQAADTYRNVVQDFADSVYGRKAKAELAILGESTEESH; from the coding sequence ATGGGTTATATTAAGAAAAGAGTTCGAAAGACAAAGGCCACTGATCCTGACGAGTTCGTCTCTCTTTATCAGCGGACATTGGACTGGACCGAGGACAATCTCAAACTTGTCCTGTTTGCCGGGGGAGCCATTCTCCTCGCGGTCATCGTCGCTTTCGGGTTGATGTGGAGCAGGGGAAACAGGGACAGGGCCGCCGGCAAGGCACTGGATATTGCTGTTGCAACCTATCAATCCCTGGCACTCGGGGATGAAACGTCCGACATTGGGAAGGTCAAAGATGGATTAAGTCAATCCTTGAAGTCTTTCAGGGAGGTGTCGTCCCGTTATCCCCGCACCGTGCAGGGGAATTCCGCCACCCTCTACGCTTCCAACATACTTTTCCGCATGGGCAGTTTCAATGAAGCCGCCGCTACATTGGAAGATCTCATTTCCCACGAGCCGGAATTTTCCAGGAAGCTCCAGGCGTCGTATCTGCTCGGGCGGGTGTACGAGGGGGCCGGGAACTACAAAAAGGCCATCTCTGTCTATAGCGGCCTACTGGAGAGCAGCGGCGTCGAGATGCGTCCGGTCCTCATGATGGACCGTGCCAGGTGCTTCAAACTTGAGGGGGACAGGGACCAGGCGGCGGACACATACCGCAACGTCGTCCAGGATTTCGCCGACAGCGTTTACGGCCGCAAGGCAAAGGCCGAGTTGGCTATTCTGGGCGAATCCACCGAAGAATCCCATTGA